GTTAAGGGGGCCCGCGGGCAATTGCTGCATCCGGGCTAAGAGCTGGAGTTCCGATTCGAGTGTTTGAGTAAACGAGTCGATATCATTAATAATGACAATTGCACAAAAGAAAATACGAAAGAAACCCCCTGCCCTGGCGCCCGACCAGGCCCGCCTTGGCGCGGAGCCACCGGCCCTTCTGGGTTTCGGGGCAGCTGGCAAGAGGGAGGTAGGCAGAGGAGGCGGCTCCGGGTCCGACTCCCGAGCTGACCAGGGCGGTGCGCCAGTGACTCCTGGCGGTGGCCCGGGCCCGGGTGCGGGCATGCAGGGTAAGGCGACAGCCGCCGCGCGCTGGTTCCCGGACCCTGCCCAGCGTGGCGTGGAGACCGACGGCAGCACGGGGGTCACCGGTATCCAGATGGACACCTCCCAATCGAGCTTTGTTCACCAGAGGGCTAGGCCTTTCTCTCCCTGGCGCTTCTCTTCCCCCTGCGACCCCGCTTTTCCCCCTACTCCTTCCCGGGAGAGCGGGCATCCATGCAGTGGCCTCCATCTGGACGCCACGGGGCTCCGGAGAGGCGATGACCCCTGGCAGCCCAGGCTGttatagaattaaataaaatttttgaatgtCCAGGTGGCTGCGCGTAAAGTGGCAGCAGGCCGGGCCGGCGGCGCCAAGGTGCCCAGCGGAGGGCCAGGCGCTCAGGGCGCAAAGCCGGCTGCCACCTCGGCCCCTGCCCCCCGCCCCGGGGTACCTCTGGCCTGTCCGGTGGGGTCCGGTCGCTGCGGCCGCGGCGGAACCCGGCTCCGGACCTGGATCACAGCATCCAGCGCGCGGCCCGTGAGGCGCCTCCGGTTACCCTGGGGCCGGCGTCCCTCGTCCCATCGGAGCGCGCGAGGACAGCGCTCTGGACTGCGGTGCCCGGCGACAGGTCGTCGGATAGCATTGACAGCACCTTCCTTTCAAGGTGCTTTATGCCTGCCCTCTGCACGTGCGGAGGGCAGGGTGACCAACGCAAAAACCTGAGCTGCGCCTCCAGACCCGTGCGCCCCTTTGATGGGCATCTGTGGTGTTTATCTGTCCCCCGAAAGCGGTGAccgaaaagtaaataaatgggcGAGAGGTGGTAAAAACCTGGCAGTATTTCCGCTCGTCCTGTCGCGAACTACATATCCCAGGGAGCCCGGGGCGCCGGGACGCGTGGCCACCCCGCCATCCACTTGGAGAAGGCCTTACTGAGCCTGGCTCGACGCACGGGCCAATCCCCTCGCCCTATACCTTGGCTGGAACCTGAGACGGATTCGCTCCCAAAAGATGCTCCAGTGGCAGGAGCAACTCAAGTTCATCATTGTGCTGAGAGAGAGGAACAGCGCGGTTCTTGGCCGGGAGAGCAGAACGCCGGGGGACCCTCACCTGGGCGCGCCCGGGCACGGGCTTTGATTGTCCTGGGGCCGGGGAGACCCGCGCGCCTGCCCTGCACGCTGGGCGGCACCCTTTGCGGTCGCGTTGGCTGCTGCAATCGGCCGGCGTGCCCCTGCCGAAGCCTCGGCTGCTTCTGTCCACCTCTTACACTTCTTCATTTATCCGTGGATCATTTCGAAAGTCCGTCTTGTAAATGTTTAGCATTTTGCTACTTTATTGCTTCTTTCTGGCGACGGTTCCAGCACTCGCCGAGACCGGCGGAGAAAGGCAGCTGAGCCCGGAGAAGAGCGAAATATGGGGACCCGGGCTAAAAGCAGACGTCGTCCTTCCCGCCCGCTATTTCTATATTCAGGCAGTGGATACATCAGGGAATAAGTAAGTCGAGAAACGGCTCCTTACCTATTTTGGATGGCGGTTAAATCTGTTTCTCCctttaagttttttctttccaagaacTCATTTCTCCACAACAGTTTAAATTCCAGGATATTTGGGTACCAGTTTTTCTCTGTAGCTGTAGAAATTGTTCCGAATtataatatatgcaatataatgtattgtatataacatataaaataatctcCTAGCAATTTTGATTCGGATTCCCACATTATCAGGGCAAGACAAAGTCCCTCCACTTTGCTGGAAATACTGTTTCTAACTACTTTTCGCATAAGCTGTTATAAGGGATTTAAACCTAGCTGTTAGAGACTTGATGGGCTTCATCTTTCTCTGGTGCAGCTCTCAGTTTTCAAGGAGACATCTGCAGGTAAGCATGttttgaaactgaaaaagaacaaTGAAGTACTATTTGAAACTTTACAGTTCAGAAGGAACGTATCGAATTATTAATCACCTATATGAttgtaacaaatattttgttCCAATGAATTTAATACTTTAACATCAtacttaaaacttatttttatgatTCATATACTTCTGAAACGGTTGTCTTTATTATTGGTGGATGCTGACCATGTGTATTTcgtacagaaaaaaatactggaaTGAAAGGTTGTCAAGTGAAAGACAGGttataaattttgttatttgGCAAAAGATGATACACTACCTACTACTTTGCTTTTGCCCATGGctgagtgtgattttttttttttaagacagggtttcacttcctagcccagtctggagtgcaggggtgcaatcacagctcactgtaccctcaacctcccaggctgaagctaccctcccacctcagcctccctagtagctgggactacagacgcgtgccacctcatctggctatttattttattattattatcattattattattatttgtagagacaggatctcaccttgttgcccaggctaatctccaactcctggcctcaagcaatcttcccgccttggactcccaaagtgctgggatagtaGACATGGGCCACAGTGCCAGGCCTGAGCGTGATTTATAATACTGCTATTGTAAAGATTCATTGGcagagatttttcaaaataagatcaTTATCTTTGGGACACCGTTTGATCACAAATATCCAGATGTGATGGCATGAAATAAACAAGTTGGtaagaatatttttctatatggaATGCATGAGTATGTTCTATGCTTATATAGATTAGTAGTCTTAACGTATTCCATTGTGATTGTTTAATGAAACTGTTTCATGTTATCTTGGCCATTGTcatcctcattttttttaaatctttgatccatcaTATTCATTCTGGTACTAAAAgcataagagaaaaagaagcaattaTATGTTAGAGGAAGAATGTGGAGGAGAATAATCAACTTTCCAGACTGAAGAGCATAATCTTTGTGTGTttgttcattaaaattatttgtttattttccccaTCGCCTTTTCATCACAGATTCACGTCTTCTCCAGGCGAAAAGGCCTTCCAGGTGAAAGTCTCAGCACCAGAGGAGCAATTCACTAGAGTAGGAGTCCAGGTTTTAGACCGCAAAGATGGATCCTTCATAGTAAGATACAGAATGTATGCAAGCTACAAAAATCTGAAGGTGGAAGTTAAATTCCAAGGTCAGCATGTGGCCAAATCCCCATatgttttaaaaggtaatttggaatataattttataccagcagtatttgaataaaataatatatgttattccatcaacaaaaacaacttggcatgatatatatatatacatttttttttttactgaaagaaaaaaaataaaggctttCTACTTGAAAGCTAAGTTATGAGTCCTGGTAAAAGACAAGATTTGAACGGAAATTCTGATTTGCTTAAGAGCAAGGAACATATTAGTAGAGAATTTACTCTGTGAAGACATACATTAGCAAGAATAATCAAGCTGTGTGCATGATCATATATGATACTTTCTTAATTGGAAATATATGACTTAAGTAATTGATAAGTGTTATTGAAATTTGGTAGATCACTTCAGAAAGGGAGATAGCTTGAAAGAGAAGGAGGGCACTGATGGTTGTTTTTTGTATTGTTCCAATGCCATTTTCCCAGAGAAATTCTCtgacgtttcttttttttttttttttgagacggagtcttgctctgtcaccaggctgtagtgcaatggcgcaatcttggctcactgcaagctccaccttctttgttcaagtgattatcctgcctcagcctctcaagtagctgggactacaggcacgcaccaccatgcccagctaatttttgtatttttagtagagacaggatttcaccatgttggccaggatggtctcgatctcttgacctcatgatctgcctgcctcggcttcccaaagtgctgggattacaggcataagccactgtgcccggccattctGATGTTTCTTATATAGGATGAGAGTACAGTTTTGTTACCTAGAGCCATCTCCTTTCCTCTTACAGGCGACAGTACCACAAAACAGTAGGGAAGCAGTGTATATACAAGGGCAGAAATCTTGCCCCCCTTTAACAACGGCAAGAaaagtaaacttttttaaaaaatttttgtgaacTCTGCAGAGAAGTAAGAAAACGTAGATATTTTTTAAGAGTGTCTAGGCTCCTTTTCTACATTTCGCCAGTACCGCCTGGTACAGTATCACCCACTAAACCTTAAAAAGATATTCCGTTGTCAGCCACTGCCTGGGTTAGGTGGGGTCTGAgaattataaaaaggaataacAGTAAAACCTCAATGCAGATTGTAATTAACTTATTATAAAATTAGTGAAGTGGACTGTTTTGAgaatttcttttgcttctttttgttgctgttgttgaggcagggactcgctctgttgcccaggctggagtgcagtggtgcagtcactgcttactgcagactcaacctcctggattcaagcaatcctcccacctcagccacatgagtagctgggactagaggcactcaccaccacgccccactaatttttgtattttttgtagaaacagggttttgccatgttgctcaggccggtCCTGAACCCtgaagctcaagtgatctgcccacctcggtctcccaaagtgctaggattaccggcgtgagtcactatacccagctacttttgcttctttttttttttttttttttttttttgagacagtgtctcgctctgtcgccagcctggagtgcagtggcgccatcttggcacactgcaagctctgcctcctaggttcaagcgattctcctgcctcagcctcccaaatagctgggaccacaggcacgcgccacaccacctggctgatttttgtatttttattagagacggggtttcaccatgttgaccagtatggtctcgatctcctgacctcatgatctgcccgcctcggcctcccaacatgctgggattacaggcgtgagccagggcaCCCAGCCTACTTTTGCTTcttaataattcttaaaaaacaacaacaacaacaaaaaaaaaaaaacagaatagcagttccttgtttattttcattgttattgatGATTTACTTATTGAGAAAAGTACCGTAGACACTTTAAGAACCTGTTTGTATTAACAGACTATCAAAATAGTAAATCATATCACTTTTGTCTTTCATTAAAATAGGTATGCCCCTCTGATACCCTTTTACCAGTATTTGGTTATTCTTCAGTCTACAAAACATAAAGAATAATGAGCTGTAATATATACCATAGACGTAAACCAAGTATCTGttggctttcttttattttttgagacagagtctcgctctgtcacccaggctggagtgcagtggcacaatctccgctcactgcaaccttcatctcccaggttcaagctattgtcatgcctcaacctccccagtagctgagatttcaggcacacaccatcatacccagctaaacttttttgtatttttagtagagatggggtttcaacatgttggccaggctggtctcaaactcctgacctcaagtcatccacacacctcggcttcccaaagtgctgggattacagacgtgagccaatgCACTCagcttttatttgctttcttttgaacTCAATGCAAAGTAgacattattatgaaaatatcacAAAACTTCACTGTGAAGAGCTGTCAGAGGAGAAGACTGACTGACTTGCAATGCCCCAATATAGtaaaaatgtattccttttttttttctttgaaacaggatctcactgtcttgcccagggtggagtggtacaaacatggctcactgcagcttcaaccttctgggttcaagtgatcttcccaccttagactcccaagtagctgaaaccacaggtgcatgccaccacacccagctaagtttttattttttgtagagacagggtctccctgtgttgcccaggctggtcctgaactcctgggctcaggctgtcttcctgcctcagcctcccaaagtgctgggattacagacatgagcccacCTCGCTGGCCTGTAATtctcttaaaatgtgttttcaatgAAAATGCTCTTCCTGTGTAACTAGGCAAAACTCATGAAGCCATATTATAGATTTTATTACAAGTTTCAAATGCTGAGTGAAATTATCTCTGTTGtgcttttttattcttatgtAAATAGGGCCGGTTTACCATGAGAATTGTGACTGTCCTTTGCAAGATAGTGCAGCCTGGCTACAGGAGATGAACTGCCCTGAAACCATTGCCCAGATTCAGAGAGATTTGGCACATTTCCCTACTGTGGATCCAGAAAAGATTGCAGTAGAAATCCCAAAAAGATTTGGACAGAGGCAGAGCCTATGTCACTACACCTTAAAGGATAACAAGGTATAACACGCGATTcaggtttgcttgtttgttttagtgatttttttttcttttttttttttgcttgttttgaacATTTGGCTACAATTAGCTAAATCATGTTATAAACATCATTCGAATGAGCATTGTGACAAGCTTTTCCTCAGTGAAATCTGCCAGTGTTTTTAGACTAACATAATAAATGGTAAATTCTCTTTTAGGTTTATATCAAGACTCACGGTGAACATGtaggttttagaattttcatgGATGCCATACTACTTTCTTTGACTAGGAAGGtaagtatatattttctcttagcTGTAATAGATCATTTAAGCCCAGATTTTGCaggataatttttcaaaatacaaattctaACACTATCAGCGTATTCTCTTCTGGAGCCTCATGATAATACTGTTGTGAAGCTTTCTGTTATTTCAGGTATCTGCGTTTGTTTCCTAGGACTGCCGTAACAAAGTGCTACAAACTGAAAGGcttaaaagaaatgtattctctcgCAGTTATGGAGGCCAGatgtccaaaatcaaagtgtcagccaggtgccatggctcactcctgtaatcctagcactttaggaggccgaagcgggtaaatcacttgagcccaggagctcaagaccaggctgggcaacatggtgaaaccctgtctctacaaaaaaatacaaaaattagcctgtagtaGTTTCAGCTAATGGggagctgagccaggaggattgcttgaacctaggaggttgaggctgcatgagctcagatcgcaccactgcactcccaaggcctgggtgacagagtgagatcctgtctcaaaaaaaaaaaaactaaagtgtCAGGAGGGCCAGTTCCCTCTGAGATGatcctttcctttcctgcccCTTCCTGGCTCCTGGCAGTGACCCTCCATCTTTGGTGTTCCCTGGATCGTAGCTgcatcctcccatctctgcctctgtcatcatGTGGGCCTCTCCCCTCACGTCTCTGGGTCTCTTGTTCTTATAAGGACACAGCATAGTGGATTAATGGCCCAGCCtactccagtgtgacctcatcCTAACTAATATCTGcaacaaccctatttccaaataaggtcagtCTGAGACACTGGGGTTTCAGACTTCAGCATATCTTTTGCAGGGACACAATATTttttagaggaaagaaaaatgccttatcataaaattattttggtaCTAAACTAACTTAGAGTCCAAAGACGACTTGCCTCGTACTGAATCCCATTCCTTGAGATAATGGGCTTTTGTCGGGTTCTAGTGGAATGGTTTGAAAGTAATGTTAAAATAGTGGATGTGAAAGACTCTACCGACATTTTTaccaaatgtatatttatttataatccattataatatttatttattgaataatttgcATGTATTTCTTGATTAAACTACTCATGGAGAATCTTAATACCGTTCTTTTCGAGATTTCAAAGCACTTACAGTCTGTTAATTCTGAATGTAGGTAGTTATATAGCATCAATATTAAGCCTCCTTTAAACTAAGACATCAGAGTACTGTCATACTTCTCTTGCTCCTCTGTGTCAATCTATGGGAAAATGAGAATGTTCTTCAGGACTTCAGTTTCTCAAGATGTTTCTCAGACTGATCAGTGCTGCTCTggccttaaaaatatatatctgttgTTTTGTAAATACTCTGAACATTTTCTGTGACTAGATAAAACAGATCCTCTTTAcatattcatgtcatttgccagTAAAGGAAGAAAGCATAGCTTGAAACTTACTATGTTGCTGTTGGTGTTGGgcttcctgagttcaaatcctggtccCACCACCTACCTggtgtatgttttttaaaatggaaccATTGGCTCACTAGCAAGAAACTAGGGTTAGAGTCCCaagtgctaatttttaaattattttccaataattCTCCTTCTCTTTGATCATCTTAGAGGCTGTTTGCAGTATTAGAGATTACTTTTGCCATTTCATCCCTTTCGTAGGGAGCGTAGAATGCTTATACATGTGACCATAGTCTGAAAAATTGCCCACTATTCAAACCAAGGTAATTATCATTACCTAAAACATGTAACATTGGCCTTTCATTAATGCAATTTCAAATTTAAATCGATAAATACAATGTATTATCCAATGCAGGAAATGTGAAtaagcttgttttgttttttctaggtGAAGATGCCAGATATGGAGTTCTTTGTTAATTTGGGAGACTGgcctttggaaaaaaagaaatccaatgcAAACATCCATCCGATCTTTTCCTGGTGTGGCTCCACAGATTCCAAGGATATCGTGATGCCTACCTACGACTTGACTGATTCTGTTCTGGAGACCATGGGCCGGTGAGAGAGAAGTCAGGGTTGGCTCAgagccttggttttctttctttggtgaGTTCTTTTCCAACAACCTTTGTGATATGATGATTTGGGAGGAAAATCTGTTGCACTTTGTCTTCTAGGGTAAGTCTGGATATGATGTCCGTGCAAGCTAACACGGGTCCTCCCTGGGAAAGCAAAAATTCTACTGCCGTCTGGAGAGGGAGAGACAGCCGCAAAGAGAGACTCGAGTTGGTTAAACTCAGTAGAAAACACCCGGAACTCATAGACGCTGCTTTCaccaactttttcttctttaaacacGATGAAAGCCTGTATGGTCCCATTGTgaaacacatttcattttttgatttCTTCAAGGTATGACTTAATCAGtggctaatcttttttgtttttctaatgtaTTTGTACATAGTGCTTTGGGAAGGGAAATTGAGGCCTGCAAATTACAAGAGGTGGGAGAAGTTCGCACAAAATTGAGTGAATATCGAGGCATGGGGTTGCTGGGGACTGTTTTGGCAACCAGGATCTGCCCTCACTGCCCAGTCTTGACATTAAATGTGCATCAAGGGAGTTTGGAGCCTGGATAGAGCTATAATGTTTTTCCAGCTAACCCTTGAGATAAGCACATGTCACCTCCAAATACGTTTTTCATAATACTTACATGTAAGTCATTTTACAAATACTTTCCCCAGAGCCATGTTATCACCACAGAATAAGGAAGATAGAAACTATTTGTTTCTTATCAGGCCTTTTGGTGGGGAATGACTTGAAACCCATCCAAATGTTCTGCCTGGGAATTAGGGTTTGCTTTCTGTGTCTAGAATGTGGATTCCCCGTGTTTCCTGGGGAGTAGTCCTTTTTCTAACAACTCCCTTTTTAAGGCAGTGGGCAGCACCCTGCTCTTTGGACCATGGAGCTGTTTCTGAAGTCCCCCATGGTAGAGAGAGGTGGGGAAAGGTCGACATCTGTCCTCTGTATGTGGGAAGCCAAGTGATTAAGGAGTTCTGTCTGCCCTGCGGAAGACCAGGTCTTCTTTTGACAGGTTGTGTTGAGGCAGGTTGACCTAAAGAATGTCATAAGTTGAATTGTCCGTATTCTTCTATATGCATATCCCaaagatttttgaaagaaatgattaTAACCAAAGTGATAGGACACTAGCCATCCTTCCTCAGTGGAGGGATGCTGCATCCTGCCTTGGCTGTATTCCTGCCTGTTGAATTGTCTGCA
This Piliocolobus tephrosceles isolate RC106 chromosome X, ASM277652v3, whole genome shotgun sequence DNA region includes the following protein-coding sequences:
- the POGLUT2 gene encoding protein O-glucosyltransferase 2 isoform X2 is translated as MFSILLLYCFFLATVPALAETGGERQLSPEKSEIWGPGLKADVVLPARYFYIQAVDTSGNKFTSSPGEKAFQVKVSAPEEQFTRVGVQVLDRKDGSFIVRYRMYASYKNLKVEVKFQGQHVAKSPYVLKGPVYHENCDCPLQDSAAWLQEMNCPETIAQIQRDLAHFPTVDPEKIAVEIPKRFGQRQSLCHYTLKDNKVYIKTHGEHVGFRIFMDAILLSLTRKVKMPDMEFFVNLGDWPLEKKKSNANIHPIFSWCGSTDSKDIVMPTYDLTDSVLETMGRVSLDMMSVQANTGPPWESKNSTAVWRGRDSRKERLELVKLSRKHPELIDAAFTNFFFFKHDESLYGPIVKHISFFDFFKHKYQINIDGTVAAYRLPYLLVGDSVVLKQDSNYYEHFYNELQPWKHYIPVKSNLSDLLDKLKWAKDHDEEEYANLQVSEPQIREGMKRVQPQTEDDLFPCTCHRKKTKDEL
- the POGLUT2 gene encoding protein O-glucosyltransferase 2 isoform X1, producing the protein MFSILLLYCFFLATVPALAETGGERQLSPEKSEIWGPGLKADVVLPARYFYIQAVDTSGNKFTSSPGEKAFQVKVSAPEEQFTRVGVQVLDRKDGSFIVRYRMYASYKNLKVEVKFQGQHVAKSPYVLKGPVYHENCDCPLQDSAAWLQEMNCPETIAQIQRDLAHFPTVDPEKIAVEIPKRFGQRQSLCHYTLKDNKVYIKTHGEHVGFRIFMDAILLSLTRKVKMPDMEFFVNLGDWPLEKKKSNANIHPIFSWCGSTDSKDIVMPTYDLTDSVLETMGRVSLDMMSVQANTGPPWESKNSTAVWRGRDSRKERLELVKLSRKHPELIDAAFTNFFFFKHDESLYGPIVKHISFFDFFKHKYQINIDGTVAAYRLPYLLVGDSVVLKQDSNYYEHFYNELQPWKHYIPVKSNLSDLLDKLKWAKDHDEEAKKIAKAGQEFARNNLMGDDIFCYYFKLFQEYANLQVSEPQIREGMKRVQPQTEDDLFPCTCHRKKTKDEL